Part of the Citrus sinensis cultivar Valencia sweet orange chromosome 2, DVS_A1.0, whole genome shotgun sequence genome, AGTCTGGAACAGTACTTAGGATAAATTTAGTCACAGACCTGTTTGGAGCTGTTATTCCATTTCTCAATCTGTGACATGCCAATTTGCTGCTCAGATTGTCTCTGCTCTAGCTGCCACTGCTGCGGAGGATGTTGATCTTGCTGCTGGACCTGCTGTTGCATCTGATACTGCTCAAGTTGCTGATGTTGCGGTTGCTGTTGCAGGTAAAGTGAATGTTGCTGCTGATATTGTTGTTGCTGCACGAATTGCTGCTGTTGAAGTGGCTGCAGATGCTGTTGCTGTAATTGCAGATGCTGCTGTTGCAAAAAcaactgctgctgctgttgctgtTGATAATAATAGTATTGCCACATTTGATTATAAGCTAGGTTACTCTGCAGAAGCCCCTGCTGCTCACTACTCTGTGAGGGATATTGGGACATCTGTGCTTGAGGATAAAAAACAGGTTGAGCAGGTACTTCAGACTGGGATGCAGAGGCAAAAGTCTGCTGCTGCATGTTCTGCATGGGCCAGGCCTGCGCTGTTAGACTGTGTAGGAACTGACTTTGTGCTTGGCTGCCCTGCTGAGCTTGTGGATTTTGAGAAGGCAAAGGTTGAGAGGGATAACGTGAATTCATAGGCATTTGATCACCGGATTCATTTCGTGGATAACGTTGTGAAGAAAATCGCCGCTGTTGATGCTGTCGTTTATGTGAATGTCCTCGATACCCAAATCTGAGATCCCTGTGAACTCTGTCAGGATTTTGCTTCTCGTGCCAGTTTCGACCACTATTTGCAGGTGTTTGTGGATGTGAATGTGCCTCTggtataaaattttgatgacTTGCTGAAGATGAAGGGCTAACTGTTCTGGTTTGAATTGGTGCAGAACTAGATGCTTGAGTGCCCATTGAACTGGGTGCAAAGTGACTTCCATTATTATTCTGGCCAGCCCCAAGCACACTTCCATCCGACAAACTGGTTTCACGCGGAGCTTCACTCTTCAGCATGCTTTCATGTGAAAAATTGGTTTTTTGAGGAGCTTCACACTCATGAGAGGTGGCGCACAGAGAGCCTGGAGAATCATTTCCTCCAGGATCTAAGGAAAGTCCCTCCAATGAAAGTGGCTTCAGATCCTTTTTGGACTCATGCTCATACTCTCGCTGAACATCATCTTCTTCAGAGAATGCCTCTGAAGCTTGTactgtttcattttcatttgtgacTTGATGTGCTAGATCAAGTGATAAAACTTCAGGATCACAAGCATCTTGACTATGCTGCTCTGCAGCTTCAGGAGGTACCTGCTGCATTCTGTCCTGTGAACTGCTGTCTGCTTCTCCTGACAGAAGAATATCAACTTCAGCACCATCAGAGCGAATATCATGATTTTCTGGTAATGGAGATTTCTGGTTTGATGGTAGGGAAGTGGCATCATCGCCAGACTCCGAATCAGATTTTTCTGGAGGTGAAAATTTCTTGTCTTGAGAAGCTGACGGCATCAAGTGTTCAGATTCAAATGGCTGCGGCAGCGAAGCAACATTACTTTCCCGTTTTCCTCTAATGAAGGCTCTCAAGGACTTTGTTTCTCTACCCGGACACTCATAAGCAGTCCTCACGGTGTGTGGAAACAATTTGATGTGCTGATTCCATGCATTCCTAATGTCGTGGATCGTTCCACATAGGTCAAGAAACTGCTATTATAGATCACCAGTATTGGACGAGTAAGATGACAGAATATCATACATGAAAATGGAATAATTTTGAAGTTAGAGGTAAATGCAATATTTTTGAAGCTAGAAGTGAGTTTGGGCAGCATCTGCTCAATATTAGCAActgatgaaaataaaatgttggaaTCATGGAGTACACATAAAAGACGTGCagaaatcaacaaaatataaatccaAAGacatataaaatacaaaaaagcATGCACTTCTTTTACCATCTTTCAAGAATTGCACAAGTTTAATTTAGGATATACTGCACATATTATAGTAAACCTGTGCCGTATAAGGTTGTTAAGAGATAAATCAACAGGTGGCATAAAGGGTGTTCATGCAACTTACAATGGGCTGAAACACATGAGAGGTAAAGATGAAAGCTCAAAacattaagaagaaaaatcacACAAGGAGAAAATTCCAACTTTTGCTACTTTTCCCTAGATCACTGTGCTGAAAAGCAggaactaatttttttacattcgAAAAGGAAATTTAACCTGTAAATATAAGCTTGATATATCCTCCACATCTTCCAGACTAAAAACTTTAAGTACATCTGGACGCGAATATAATGCATTAGAGATAACAGCATCTACAATACTTATGTGACTTCGTCCTCCATGCACCATTGTGAATTTTATTAGTTCCTGCATAAATTAGaatcaataataaagtttattatCCCAACAATGTTTCataacatttataaaaaaaaaaaatgaactgaTATCAAAACATGCCAACTATATTTCTATGCATATATTGTCACATAAAGGCTATGCCAATCTTACCCAGGGACATAATTCTACAAATTATCCACAGTTTGGTTGACAAATAATCATGTGTAGAAAAAACTATGGCTAGATAATGGATCGAATACCTCTAAAAGCAATTTGCAGTTTGGCACATGTTTGATACCATCTATTAAAATGTCTCTGGCATTGTCTGCACTACCAGTAGTCTATAAATTGAAGAAGCTGtcagtaaaaaatttataactgcATTTAAGACCAacatttaaatgaaaaagaagaggaagaaagaaagaaagctaAAGCAATTTGATTGCTTTTATTCATCAGCATCTCCTCACACAAGCAACCTccaacataattttatagatATTTAAAGCAATCACTTATAAGCAGATAAGAGTGACACTCAAGTAATTATATTGAAACATGTGCAATGTATGATTAAAAGAAACGACTTCAAAAACAGACATTAACTGGGTACTGATTAATGAACAAGTATATTGAAATAGTGAAAAGATTAACACAGCAGAAAGACTGAAAACTTGGATGTGCATGAATGGCTTACCGTGTATGTAAGTCGTGAAAATTGAACATATAACAGAGGAAGGGTATGAAACTTTCTCTGTTCTGCAGCAGTTTCCAATGCTTCTTTGTATGTATCACAAGCTGCCACAAAATTTCCCTAACAATTACGCAAAAGAATGACAGATATGAGAAATCACTCCAAATATAGACGATACATAAGTGAAGCTTTTTCCTTAATGatacacataaaaaaaaaggaattgatTACATACCAGACGTCTTTCCATGTTAGCTTTAAATGttactttttcaataaatcttGAATCTGAGTCAATATAACTTTCAGGAAAGGCAGCACGTGCAGCAGATGTGTCTCCTATTTGCTCCTTATACCTGGCATTGAAAAGATGGATCACCGGCAGTCTCTGCAATGAGCATGTGAGAAGGGGCACAATCATAATCTGGTCATGTATAAAGCAATGCAGTCGAAACATCCAATAAAATGCAGCAATCAACCATATTTCAGCAGTGTACAAACTTGCTTCACAATTACCAAAAGTCCAGGAGTGATGTGGAAGGAGGAAAGAATCTAGGTTCATCTGTAGAATTCTACTCGTCTAAACTAGTTACATTTAGATTGTAAGTTTATAACTTTCTTGGACAGAAGTCATATGCTCATTTCTAAATTCTAATAAATTCCCCCCCTCAAATCATCGGTCTTAATTCTAATACCAAATTTATATGGAGGAAATAAAATGAGATTACCATGTGGCAGATTCTCCTtgcaaatgaattaaaaaatgaaaaatccaGACAACTGTCTAATGACCAAATAATCAAGTTCTTCAAAAACGAGAAGGCAGCTAATGCAACAGTTGTCAAACTTCAATTGGTGTCAAGAACTACtgcatttataaaatctaGACATCAATCAAATATATCCCATAAAAGATCAATAAAGAAAAGTATATCCATTGTCAAGCTAAAATCTACtcatcaaatattattagattTAAAGTTCCATAGTTTTATGTCTAAATTAAGTGacatttttaatcattcaaCTATGCTTCAAACTAATTCGACAAGTTTCTTGAaatggaagaaagaaaaatgcagTGATTGTGAAGCTGAATACCTTCAGAAAAATTTGAGTTGCTCGATCCAGTGCATAGCTTGCTATCTCTCTTCCTCCCTTACTTTCCATGAAATCCACGTAACGCATCCAGAACTCAGGATAATCAGCACAAGGGATTAAGCACCTCTCATAAAGTTTCACAACCTAgagttaaatttgaaaataagaaataaaagttgCAGATGAAAATTATAGAACAGCAGGGGGGAGGAGAAATGCTACAAGCAAACTCCAGAAAAGCACCAGAGGATAAAAGCGATACCCAATCAAAATCCCCTTGCTTCTCAGCAAAGCTCAAATAGTCATgccaattttttaattggatgTCATCAAGTGGCTTTACATGGAAATAAGGCCTTCGAATA contains:
- the LOC102607594 gene encoding pre-mRNA-processing factor 39-2 isoform X2 — protein: MEVQISNLESLSAEPNSPVGFGKQGLEEFIAEGSLDFDEWTSLISEIENSCPDDIEMIGLVYDSFLAEFPLCYGYWRKYADHKARLCSIDKVVEVFERAVQSATYSVDVWFHYCSLSMSTFEDPNDVRRLFKRALSFVGKDYLCHTMWDKYIEFEISQQRWSSLAQIFVQTLRFPSKKLHHYYDSFKKLAGAWKEELECESDSAMEFQSELVLEGEVPAYYKDDETSSVIKDLLDPSVDLVRSKAIQKYRFIGEQIYKEASQLDEKINCFENLIRRPYFHVKPLDDIQLKNWHDYLSFAEKQGDFDWVVKLYERCLIPCADYPEFWMRYVDFMESKGGREIASYALDRATQIFLKRLPVIHLFNARYKEQIGDTSAARAAFPESYIDSDSRFIEKVTFKANMERRLGNFVAACDTYKEALETAAEQRKFHTLPLLYVQFSRLTYTTTGSADNARDILIDGIKHVPNCKLLLEELIKFTMVHGGRSHISIVDAVISNALYSRPDVLKVFSLEDVEDISSLYLQFLDLCGTIHDIRNAWNQHIKLFPHTVRTAYECPGRETKSLRAFIRGKRESNVASLPQPFESEHLMPSASQDKKFSPPEKSDSESGDDATSLPSNQKSPLPENHDIRSDGAEVDILLSGEADSSSQDRMQQVPPEAAEQHSQDACDPEVLSLDLAHQVTNENETVQASEAFSEEDDVQREYEHESKKDLKPLSLEGLSLDPGGNDSPGSLCATSHECEAPQKTNFSHESMLKSEAPRETSLSDGSVLGAGQNNNGSHFAPSSMGTQASSSAPIQTRTVSPSSSASHQNFIPEAHSHPQTPANSGRNWHEKQNPDRVHRDLRFGYRGHSHKRQHQQRRFSSQRYPRNESGDQMPMNSRYPSQPLPSQNPQAQQGSQAQSQFLHSLTAQAWPMQNMQQQTFASASQSEVPAQPVFYPQAQMSQYPSQSSEQQGLLQSNLAYNQMWQYYYYQQQQQQQLFLQQQHLQLQQQHLQPLQQQQFVQQQQYQQQHSLYLQQQPQHQQLEQYQMQQQVQQQDQHPPQQWQLEQRQSEQQIGMSQIEKWNNSSKQDQGVAPPNTAATTPAASPSLHLQ
- the LOC102607594 gene encoding pre-mRNA-processing factor 39-2 isoform X1, with the translated sequence MEVQISNLESLSAEPNSPVGFGKQGLEEFIAEGSLDFDEWTSLISEIENSCPDDIEMIGLVYDSFLAEFPLCYGYWRKYADHKARLCSIDKVVEVFERAVQSATYSVDVWFHYCSLSMSTFEDPNDVRRLFKRALSFVGKDYLCHTMWDKYIEFEISQQRWSSLAQIFVQTLRFPSKKLHHYYDSFKKLAGAWKEELECESDSAMEFQSELVLEGEVPAYYKDDETSSVIKDLLDPSVDLVRSKAIQKYRFIGEQIYKEASQLDEKINCFENLIRRPYFHVKPLDDIQLKNWHDYLSFAEKQGDFDWVVKLYERCLIPCADYPEFWMRYVDFMESKGGREIASYALDRATQIFLKRLPVIHLFNARYKEQIGDTSAARAAFPESYIDSDSRFIEKVTFKANMERRLGNFVAACDTYKEALETAAEQRKFHTLPLLYVQFSRLTYTTTGSADNARDILIDGIKHVPNCKLLLEELIKFTMVHGGRSHISIVDAVISNALYSRPDVLKVFSLEDVEDISSLYLQQFLDLCGTIHDIRNAWNQHIKLFPHTVRTAYECPGRETKSLRAFIRGKRESNVASLPQPFESEHLMPSASQDKKFSPPEKSDSESGDDATSLPSNQKSPLPENHDIRSDGAEVDILLSGEADSSSQDRMQQVPPEAAEQHSQDACDPEVLSLDLAHQVTNENETVQASEAFSEEDDVQREYEHESKKDLKPLSLEGLSLDPGGNDSPGSLCATSHECEAPQKTNFSHESMLKSEAPRETSLSDGSVLGAGQNNNGSHFAPSSMGTQASSSAPIQTRTVSPSSSASHQNFIPEAHSHPQTPANSGRNWHEKQNPDRVHRDLRFGYRGHSHKRQHQQRRFSSQRYPRNESGDQMPMNSRYPSQPLPSQNPQAQQGSQAQSQFLHSLTAQAWPMQNMQQQTFASASQSEVPAQPVFYPQAQMSQYPSQSSEQQGLLQSNLAYNQMWQYYYYQQQQQQQLFLQQQHLQLQQQHLQPLQQQQFVQQQQYQQQHSLYLQQQPQHQQLEQYQMQQQVQQQDQHPPQQWQLEQRQSEQQIGMSQIEKWNNSSKQDQGVAPPNTAATTPAASPSLHLQ
- the LOC102607594 gene encoding pre-mRNA-processing factor 39-2 isoform X3; translation: MEVQISNLESLSAEPNSPVGFGKQGLEEFIAEGSLDFDEWTSLISEIENSCPDDIEMIGLVYDSFLAEFPLCYGYWRKYADHKARLCSIDKVVEVFERAVQSATYSVDVWFHYCSLSMSTFEDPNDVRRLFKRALSFVGKDYLCHTMWDKYIEFEISQQRWSSLAQIFVQTLRFPSKKLHHYYDSFKKLAGAWKEELECESDSAMEFQSELVLEGEVPAYYKDDETSSVIKDLLDPSVDLVRSKAIQKYRFIGEQIYKEASQLDEKINCFENLIRRPYFHVKPLDDIQLKNWHDYLSFAEKQGDFDWVVKLYERCLIPCADYPEFWMRYVDFMESKGGREIASYALDRATQIFLKRLPVIHLFNARYKEQIGDTSAARAAFPESYIDSDSRFIEKVTFKANMERRLGNFVAACDTYKEALETAAEQRKFHTLPLLYVQFSRLTYTELIKFTMVHGGRSHISIVDAVISNALYSRPDVLKVFSLEDVEDISSLYLQQFLDLCGTIHDIRNAWNQHIKLFPHTVRTAYECPGRETKSLRAFIRGKRESNVASLPQPFESEHLMPSASQDKKFSPPEKSDSESGDDATSLPSNQKSPLPENHDIRSDGAEVDILLSGEADSSSQDRMQQVPPEAAEQHSQDACDPEVLSLDLAHQVTNENETVQASEAFSEEDDVQREYEHESKKDLKPLSLEGLSLDPGGNDSPGSLCATSHECEAPQKTNFSHESMLKSEAPRETSLSDGSVLGAGQNNNGSHFAPSSMGTQASSSAPIQTRTVSPSSSASHQNFIPEAHSHPQTPANSGRNWHEKQNPDRVHRDLRFGYRGHSHKRQHQQRRFSSQRYPRNESGDQMPMNSRYPSQPLPSQNPQAQQGSQAQSQFLHSLTAQAWPMQNMQQQTFASASQSEVPAQPVFYPQAQMSQYPSQSSEQQGLLQSNLAYNQMWQYYYYQQQQQQQLFLQQQHLQLQQQHLQPLQQQQFVQQQQYQQQHSLYLQQQPQHQQLEQYQMQQQVQQQDQHPPQQWQLEQRQSEQQIGMSQIEKWNNSSKQDQGVAPPNTAATTPAASPSLHLQ